From Trichomycterus rosablanca isolate fTriRos1 chromosome 27, fTriRos1.hap1, whole genome shotgun sequence, a single genomic window includes:
- the LOC134303873 gene encoding uncharacterized protein LOC134303873 encodes MKQLIMEDSGEYRLRVITNKDDVFSGRPGVILKVTDLQVRITEGSVASGGAVTLTCSTTCTLPGNPTYIWYKNDQPVTNMPTKYNKLYLKCSTDAGNYSCTVEGREDLRSAAKTVRSCAVGFGPEHPEPDSSGKYVAVGMAVVLVLIIIAGALFICKRKTRSAEKHIKTEVKEPQTGQSLQDEVHYSSIQFLPSSTHRAPLSTGARSPRDNTEEERVQYAVVKFIR; translated from the exons ATGAAACAGCTGATTATGGAAGACTCTGGAGAATATCGCCTTCGAGTTATTACTAATAAAGATGATGTGTTTTCTGGCCGACCTGGAGTCATTCTTAAAGTTACAG ACCTGCAGGTTAGAATTACTGAAGGCTCAGTGGCATCAGGAGGCGCAGTAACTCTGACCTGTAGCACGACCTGCACCCTGCCAGGGAATCCCACCTACATCTGGTACAAGAACGACCAGCCGGTAACCAACATGCCCACCAAGTACAACAAGCTCTACCTGAAGTGCAGCACAGACGCAGGAAACTACTCCTGTACCGTTGAGGGACGTGAGGATCTCCGCTCTGCTGCTAAAACCGTGAGAT CATGTGCTGTAGGGTTTGGTCCTGAACATCCAGAACCGGACTCCAGTGGGAAGTATGTAGCAGTGGGCATGGCAGTCGTTCTGGTTTTAATAATCATTGCAGGAGCTCTGTTCATCTG CAAGAGGAAGACCAGGTCAGCCGAGAAGCACATCAAAACTGAGGTCAAGGAACCACAGACTGGACAG TCTCTTCAGGATGAAGTTCACTACTCCAGCATTCAGTTCCTACCATCCAGCACTCACCGAGCGCCGCTGTCCACGGGTGCCAGATCTCCTCGGGACAACACTGAGGAAGAGCGCGTCCAGTACGCCGTCGTGAAGTTCATCAGATAG